One part of the Rutidosis leptorrhynchoides isolate AG116_Rl617_1_P2 chromosome 1, CSIRO_AGI_Rlap_v1, whole genome shotgun sequence genome encodes these proteins:
- the LOC139888616 gene encoding uncharacterized protein: protein MSTACANNSSTTTSYDTNNGSIAFQQMGHRHCRSNYRVLSIHIIIACSGGIKFLVVAIDYFTKWVEAKALTTITSRRIRNFFWEDIVCRFGIPNEIFSNNGTQFEGEPFRSWCQELNIKQYFTLVAHPQVNGQCEVTNRDIVKGIKAHLGLYDNEWADELPSVLRAYHTMHKNSTCETPFNLVYGTEAVMMKACTLT from the exons ATGTCAACAGCATGCGCCAATAATTCAAGCACCACGACATCCTATGATACCAATAACGGCAGCATAGCCTTTCAGCAAATGGGCCATCGACATTGTCGGTCCAATTACCGCGTGCTCAG TATTCACATTATCATTGCTTGCTCAGGAGGAATAAAATTCTTGGTAGTGGCAATTGACTATTTCACCAAGTGGGTAGAGGCAAAGGCATTGACAACAATTACTAGCAGGCGCATTCGTAACTTCTTTTGGGAAGATATTGTATGTAGGTTTGGTATCCCTAATGAAATTTTCAGCAACAATGGCACTCAGTTTGAGGGCGAGCCTTTCAGGAGCTGGTGTCAAGAGCTGAATATCAAACAGTATTTTACTTTAGTCGCTCACCCGCAGGTCAATGGCCAATGTGAAGTAACAAACCGAGATATTGTAAAGGGGATAAAAGCGCACTTGGGCTTGTATGATAATGAGTGGGCTGATGAGCTCCCAAGTGTTTTGAGGGCGTATCACACCATGCATAAAAACAGCACATGTGAAACACCATTTAACTTGGTTTATGGGACGGAAGCAGTAATGATGAAGGCTTGCACGCTAACCTAG